The genomic DNA AACCTTTTGGCATCATCTTCTGAAATTTTTCCACTATCCTCCATTTGTTTTAGTTCTTTCAGTACGTCTCTTCTTATGTTTCTGATGGCTATCTTTCCTTGCTCTGCGATCTCTTTTGCTTTTTTGACCCATTTTTGCCTTTGCTCGGTGGTGGGAGTTGGAAAAACGAGTCTTATGACGTTACCATCGTTGATAGGTGTTAGACCAATGTCGGAAGCAAAAATAGCTTTCTCGATAGACGAGAGCATCGATTTGTCCCAGGGTTGTATGATGAGAGACCTTTCTTCAACTTTTACTGTTGAGAGTTGGTTTATTGAGGTAGGGGCACCATAGTAATCAACCTTGATCTCCTCCAGTATTGCTGGGCTTGCACGGCCTGTTCTGATTCTCTTCAGCTCCTCGGAAATCTTTTCAATCGATTTATTCATTCGCTCCTCAGCACTCTTGACGATGGGATGACGCATGCGATTCCCTCCTCATTTGCGTTGCTCACCTTCGTGGATTATACCATGCACTTGAGGAGCCTTATTCACGGGTGTAGCTGATGAATATCTTTTCGAAGTTCACCATCTCTTTTTCTATGCTCTCTATCTCAATGTTGTTCGATCTGAAAGTGTCGATCAAATCGTAGAGCTTTCGTGATGATGGGAGGTTTATCTGAAGTTCGATTAGATTTCCATCTTCAATCCAACCATCGAAACCTAATGCTTTGAGACGTTGCTTGGACTCGTTGTCGCAGAATAATTTTAATCGATAAGTTCTCGCGGTAAAAATGTCGACAAGCTTTTGTTTTTCTTCGCATACCACTATCTTTCCTTTGTTCATTATAGCTACGCGGTCTGCAACGGCTTCCACAAGATTCATATCGTGTGTGGAAAGCAGAATCGTTTTGCCCTGCTCTTTCAACGATCTCAGGATGGATCTGAATTCTACAGCGGAGTGAACGTCCAAGCCTAGAGTAGGTTCATCCAGCAGGAGAACTTCGGTATCGCAGGCTAGGCACACAGCAATAGCGGCTTTTTGTTGTGTTCCTCTCGAGAGGGAGTGAACTAATTGATTTGCTTGTTCTTCTAGACCCACTATTGACAATATCTCGAGAGCTTTCGATTTAGTCAGTTTTTTTCCACGGATACCAGCAAAGTATCTCATGTTTTCCAACACACTCATTCGCCAATACAGATTTCTGTTGCCTTCCAAAACGGCACTGATTTGTGAAAGAGCCTTTGATCTCTCTTTGAGGACGCTATGACCTTTTATCCTTATCTCACCAGAGTCTGGAATGATCAAACCACACACGCTTTTGATTATCGTTGTTTTTCCTGCACCGTTCGGACCGAGCAGAGCAAATATTTCCCTCAGTTTGATATTGAAACTCACGTTATCTACAGCTTTAATTTTCTCTTTAGAACCTCTCTTGAAATAACTCTTAACGAGATTGAGGACTTCTACCATCGATTAC from Pseudothermotoga sp. includes the following:
- the frr gene encoding ribosome recycling factor, encoding MRHPIVKSAEERMNKSIEKISEELKRIRTGRASPAILEEIKVDYYGAPTSINQLSTVKVEERSLIIQPWDKSMLSSIEKAIFASDIGLTPINDGNVIRLVFPTPTTEQRQKWVKKAKEIAEQGKIAIRNIRRDVLKELKQMEDSGKISEDDAKRLEKEIQDLTDKKIEEIEKLFEKKEKEIMEI
- a CDS encoding ABC transporter ATP-binding protein, with protein sequence MVEVLNLVKSYFKRGSKEKIKAVDNVSFNIKLREIFALLGPNGAGKTTIIKSVCGLIIPDSGEIRIKGHSVLKERSKALSQISAVLEGNRNLYWRMSVLENMRYFAGIRGKKLTKSKALEILSIVGLEEQANQLVHSLSRGTQQKAAIAVCLACDTEVLLLDEPTLGLDVHSAVEFRSILRSLKEQGKTILLSTHDMNLVEAVADRVAIMNKGKIVVCEEKQKLVDIFTARTYRLKLFCDNESKQRLKALGFDGWIEDGNLIELQINLPSSRKLYDLIDTFRSNNIEIESIEKEMVNFEKIFISYTRE